The following are from one region of the Salvelinus fontinalis isolate EN_2023a chromosome 5, ASM2944872v1, whole genome shotgun sequence genome:
- the LOC129855373 gene encoding carbonyl reductase family member 4-like, translated as MSRLCVVCGGSRGIGRAVSRLLAERGCRVAVVSRNQDAAKATVVSLAGADHVAFSCDVSRGEEVQKTFETIQKTCGNISYLVNAAGINRDGLLLRTRPEDMVALLHTNLLGSMLTCKAALRSMLHTQGGAIVNIGSVVGLKGNAGQCVYSASKAGLEGFTRSLAKEVASRNVRVNLLAPGFIRTDMTVGLREGEGVRTIPLGRFGEPEEVAKAVLFLLESPYITGQVLVVDGGLQLAM; from the exons ATGTCcaggctgtgtgtggtgtgtgggggcTCCAGGGGCATTGGCAGGGCTGTATCAAGGCTGCTGGCAGAGAGAGGCTGCAGGGTTGCTGTGGTGTCCAGGAATCAGGATGCTGCTAAGGCCACTGTGGTGTCCCTCGCTGGAG CTGACCATGTGGCCTTTAGTTGTGACGTCTCCAGAGGAGAGGAAGTTCAGAAGACATTTGAGACGATCCAGAAGACCTGTGGAAACATCTCATACCTGGTCAATGCAGCTGGTATCAacag GGATGGTCTGTTGCTGAGGACCAGGCCCGAGGACATGGTGGCTCTGCTTCATACCAACCTACTGGGGAGCATGTTGACATGCAAGGCAGCGCTACGGAGCATGCTCCACACCCAGGGAGGGGCCATTGTCAACATAG GCTCTGTGGTGGGGTTGAAGGGGAacgcaggtcagtgtgtgtacagcGCCAGTAAAGCAGGTCTGGAGGGCTTCACTCGCTCCCTGGCCAAGGAGGTGGCCTCGCGCAATGTCAGAGTTAACCTGCTGGCTCCAG GTTTCATCCGGACAGACATGACAGTGGGgctgagggaaggggagggggtgCGGACCATCCCCCTGGGGAGGTTTGGGGAGCCTGAGGAGGTGGCCAAGGCTGTTCTTTTCCTCCTGGAGTCTCCCTACATCACAGGACAGGTGCTGGTGGTGGACGGAGGGCTGCAGCTGGCCATGTAG